A single window of Candidatus Hydrogenedentota bacterium DNA harbors:
- a CDS encoding zinc ribbon domain-containing protein yields the protein MPLFGYVCEKCHTESEILVRGSETPTCPSCGSAKLTKQLSAFAPMTGASSSPAPSPCGASSCCQMAGGGCPYN from the coding sequence ATGCCCTTGTTCGGCTATGTCTGCGAGAAATGCCACACCGAGTCCGAGATACTTGTTCGCGGCAGCGAAACTCCAACGTGCCCCTCGTGCGGGTCCGCGAAACTCACGAAGCAGCTTAGCGCCTTCGCACCCATGACGGGCGCGTCTTCTTCGCCCGCGCCCTCACCGTGCGGCGCCAGTTCGTGCTGCCAGATGGCGGGCGGCGGCTGCCCCTACAATTGA